A genomic segment from Melospiza georgiana isolate bMelGeo1 chromosome 17, bMelGeo1.pri, whole genome shotgun sequence encodes:
- the LOC131090834 gene encoding WAP four-disulfide core domain protein 2-like encodes MPAARSVLILAGLLALWAELPAASAQNDTTKAGVCPSPATDAVNCTVGCQSDGDCESTLKCCPAACGKACQKPDEKPGTCPPVNPGIPMLGICSNQCKTDANCAGIQKCCRNGCGKVSCVTPIQ; translated from the exons ATGCCCGCGGCCCGCAGCGTCCTCATCTTGGCGGGGCTCCtggctctgtgggcagagctgccggCAGCATCCGCCCAGAATGACACCA CCAAAGCCGGCGTGTGCCCCAGCCCGGCGACGGATGCGGTGAACTGCACGGTGGGGTGCCAGTCCGATGGCGACTGCGAGAGCACCCTCAAGTGCTGCCCGGCAGCCTGCGGCAAGGCCTGCCAGAAGCCTGACG AGAAGCCTGGCACCTGCCCACCCGTCAACCCGGGCATCCCCATGCTGGGCATCTGCTCCAACCAGTGCAAGACCGATGCCAACTGCGCTGGGATCCAGAAGTGTTGCAGGAACGGTTGTGGCAAGGTCTCCTGTGTGACACCCATCCAGTGA
- the LOC131090906 gene encoding WAP four-disulfide core domain protein 3-like, with amino-acid sequence MLGHPTLLVLLALLTLAQQHSPRVQGAALALPASPHGALQGHWTPTAPPAPPKVGECPAGASGAPWPPSLYCLSDHGCPGAEKCCQSGKVWTCLLPTTESPGYCPRAGSAIGPSCGTRCHNDTSCQSGEKCCPRGCCTRCVLAEPAKPGLCPRKRAQSRAAACPNRCTDDRDCPGEHKCCFSGCGLACTPPDTGSHHATAKPGVCPMVLRGSLGPCLELCDTDSDCTGDSKCCTTGCGHICKPPTKGKPPAPCGDETPVLSPHAWPGLCSPAAEGDQAAKCLLLCLQDKDCDGTSSDSNASGHGPWHPQLGH; translated from the exons ATGCTGGGCCACCCCACCCTTCTggtgctcctggcactgctcaccctggcccagcagcacagccccagggtccAGGGCGCTGCCCTCgccctccctgcatccccacacggggccctgcagggacactggaCCCCCACTGCCCCCCCTGCCCCCCCCAAAGTGGGTGAGTGCCCGGCGGGGGCGAGCGGAGCCCCCTGGCCCCCCAGCCTGTACTGCCTCTCCGACCATGGCTGCCCTGGTGCTGAGAAGTGCTGCCAGAGCGGGAAGGTCTGGACCTGCCTCCTGCCCACCACAG agagcccaggatACTGCCCCCGTGCTGGGAGTGCCATCGGGCCCAGCTGTGGGACAAGATGTCACAACGACACCTCATGCCAGTCAGGGGAGAAGTGCTGCCCCCGCGGCTGCTGCACCCGCTGCGTGCTGGCTGAGCCAG CCAAACCTGGGCTCTGCCCACGGAAGcgtgcccagagcagagctgctgcctgccccaaCCGCTGCACCGATGACCGGgactgccctggggagcacaAGTGCTGCTTCTCTGGCTGTGGGCTGGCCTGCACCCCTCCAGACACAG GGAGCCACCATGCCACAGCAAAGCCTGGTGTGTGCCCCATGGTGCTGCGGGGCTCCTTGGggccctgcctggagctgtgtgacactgacagtgactgcactggggacagcaagTGCTGCACCACTGGCTGTGGCCACATCTGCAAACCACCCACCAAGGGTAAGCCACCAGCACCCTGTGGGGATGAgacccctg TTCTCTCTCCACATGCATGGCCAGGTCTCTGTTCCCCTGCAGCAGAGGGTGATCAGGCAGCCAAGtgcctcctcctgtgcctgcaggacaaggactgt gATGGCACCAGCAGTGACTCCAATGCTTCTGGTCATGgtccctggcacccccagctGGGACATTAA